From Tachyglossus aculeatus isolate mTacAcu1 chromosome X5, mTacAcu1.pri, whole genome shotgun sequence, a single genomic window includes:
- the LOC119947621 gene encoding olfactory receptor 2T33-like gives MEKENNTVGTDFVLLGLFNHTRAHQVLFALVIMTSITSLMGNAAIILLIHRDPHLHTPMYFLLSQLSLMDLILVFTTNPKMAGDFWYGRNSISLVGCAIQIFIFVTLVGGECFLLAAMAYDRFVAICYPLRYPVLMSPKLCLLLVVVSWLLGATDGLVQAGVTMSYRFCRSREVNHFFCEAPALVRLACDDTTVFESVMYVCCVLMLLIPFCVIMGSYGFILGTILRMRSVEAKKKTFTTCSSHLSVVGLFYGTTIYIYMRPSSYDSTDYDKVVSAFYTILTPVLNPLIYSLKNREVLGALKRGLIDCRFRN, from the coding sequence ATGGAGAAGGAGAACAACACTGTAGGGACAGACTTCGTTCTTCTTGGGCTGTTTAACCACACCCGAGCTCACCAAGTCCTCTTCGCCTTGGTTATAATGACCTCCATCACCTCGTTGATGGGCAATGCAGCCATAATTCTCCTGATCCACAGAGatccccacctccacacccccatgtacttcctgctCAGTCAGCTTTCGCTCATGGACTTGATACTGGTCTTTACCACCAACCCCAAAATGGCTGGAGACTTCTGGTATGGCAGGAATTCCATCTCTCTCGTCGGATGTGCCATCCAAATCTTCATCTTCGTCACTCTGGTAGGGGGCGAGTGTTTCCTCTTAGCCGCCATGGCCTATGATCGGTTCGTGGCCATTTGCTACCCTTTACGCTATCCCGTTCTCATGAGCCCCAAGCTTTGCCTCCTCCTCGTGGTGGTCTCCTGGTTGCTCGGAGCTACAGATGGGTTGGTGCAGGCGGGGGTCACCATGAGCTACCGCTTCTGCCGTTCCCGAGAAGTCAACCATTTTTTCTGTGAAGCCCCTGCCCTGGTGCGCTTGGCCTGCGATGACACTACAGTCTTTGAGTCCGTCATGTATGTCTGCTGCGTCCTGATGCTGCTGATCCCATTCTGTGTCATCATGGGCTCTTACGGCTTCATTCTGGGGACGATACTCCGTATGAGGTCGGTAGAAGCCAAGAAGAAGACCTTCACCACCTGCTCCTCTCATCTCAGTGTTGTCGGCCTCTTCTACGGGACCACCATTTATATCTACATGAGGCCCAGTTCTTATGACTCAACTGACTATGACAAGGTGGTTTCAGCCTTCTACACTATTCTCACCCCCgtgctgaaccccctcatctacagcctgaagaacagggaGGTACTGGGGGCCTTAAAGAGGGGCCTCATTGATTGCAGGTTCAGGAATTAA